One genomic window of Punica granatum isolate Tunisia-2019 chromosome 1, ASM765513v2, whole genome shotgun sequence includes the following:
- the LOC116206052 gene encoding uncharacterized protein LOC116206052 gives MNFVDASNSNTPTLTPPTRESTPSFSISKAINRGKSDPAWAHCKEVPSANGRKRLLCLYCSKALFGGGINRFKQHLVGLKGNVEACWKVPDAVRFRMQEHLVGHMLEKKRKYDMLDEQNPYAPPSEHDKEIVEMTHLHSKAKGKAAQSKTAMPNKMKINSYFEPRTTPGAQRTLKSVLQSKEVTEKCDLTISKWMLAPRIPFNTVNSLYYQQAIDAIASMGVDYKGPSFHDLRGYLLTKNVEEMLQNMKHRQTWEMLYKLFREVVLFVGQENVVHFVTDNAANYVAAGRLLEQEFRTIFWSPCTAHYINLILSDIGKLDEVNDIVTHASKIAKYIYNHCFALNLMRKFTSGQEILRPTPTRFATNFIALQSVLAQHNALRAMVTSSEWTSSSHAKESKAKEFVKLLFVDSFWSECAAMVQISEPLVRVLHIGDSDERPAMRFLLEAMYKAREEMLKRFNKRKKKIEPYINILDARWDRQLHKNLHAAEYWNYFKGRNYDPIDFEKFASYSTWVLEEEPLALSNEELRTFRRDLQMCIQENGNDDSLDLNLEDLDMDDGAEDNIDGGNVSDRVQENPLFEAPEAPHDAAPEDNICGNYGGDWSA, from the exons ATGAATTTTGTCGATGCTAGCAACAGCAACACACCCACTCTTACGCCACCTACTAGAGAATCCACCCCtagtttttctatttcaaaagcCATAAATAGAGGAAAATCTGATCCAGCATGGGCACATTGCAAGGAAGTACCATCAGCAAATGGAAGGAAGAGGCTACTATGCTTGTATTGCTCAAAAGCTCTCTTCGGTGGCGGTATAAATCGGTTTAAGCAACATTTGGTGGGATTAAAAGGAAATGTAGAGGCATGTTGGAAGGTACCGGATGCTGTTCGATTTAGAATGCAGGAACATCTGGTTGGGCATatgttagaaaagaaaaggaagtatgatatgttagatgaacAAAATCCATATGCTCCACCCTCTGAGCATGACAAGGAGATAGTAGAAATGACACATCTTCATTCAAAAGCAAAAGGAAAGGCAGCTCAATCCAAGACAGCGATGCCAAACaagatgaaaattaattcttaCTTCGAACCGAGAACAACACCGGGAGCTCAAAGGACACTCAAGAGTGTTTTGCAAAGCAAAGAAGTCACCGAGAAGTGTGATCTTACCATTTCTAAGTGGATGCTGGCTCCAAGAATACCGTTTAATACGGTTAATTCTCTTTATTACCAACAAGCAATCGATGCCATTGCTAGCATGGGGGTAGATTATAAAGGTCCGAGTTTTCATGATCTTCGAGGATACTTATTGACAAAAAATGTTGAGGAG ATGCTTCAAAATATGAAGCATCGACAGACTTGGGAGATGCTTTACAAATTATTCAGAGAGGTGGTCCTATTTGTTGGTCAAGAGAATGTTGTTCACTTTGTGACTGACAATGCCGCTAACTACGTGGCTGCTGGTCGCTTGTTGGAGCAGGAGTTTAGGACAATATTTTGGTCTCCTTGTACGGCTCattacattaatttaattcttaGTGATATTGGTAAGTTGGACGAGGTGAATGATATTGTGACTCATGCTTCAAAGATTGCTAAGTATATCTACAATCATTGCTTTGCATTGAATCTGATGAGAAAATTCACTAGTGGACAAGAAATTCTACGCCCTACTCCAACTCGTTTTGCCACTAATTTCATTGCATTGCAGAGTGTTTTGGCACAACATAATGCTTTGAGGGCGATGGTAACATCTAGTGAATGGACTAGTTCAAGCCATGCAAAGGAAAGTAAAGCAAAAGAATTTGTGAAACTGTTATTTGTGGATTCTTTCTGGTCTGAATGTGCAGCCATGGTGCAGATTAGTGAACCTCTTGTTCGTGTGTTACATATTGGTGATAGTGATGAAAGGCCTGCTATGAGATTTTTGCTTGAAGCAATGTACAAAGCTAGGGAAGAGATGTTGAAAAGATTCaataagagaaagaagaagattgagcCGTATATCAACATTCTTGATGCTCGATGGGATAGGCAACTCCACAAGAACTTGCATGCTGCTGAGTATTG GAACTACTTCAAGGGTAGAAATTATGACCCAATTGACTTCGAGAAGTTTGCTTCTTATTCTACATGGGTACTAGAGGAAGAGCCACTGGCCCTATCAAATGAAGAATTGCGAACATTTAGACGGGATTTGCAAATGTGCATtcaagaaaatggaaatgatG ATTCGTTGGATTTGAATTTGGAAGATCTTGATATggatgatggggctgaagaTAATATTGATGGAGGGAATGTCAGTGACCGAGTCCAAGAAAATCCATTGTTTGAAGCTCCTGAAGCACCACATGATGCTGCACCTGAAGACAatatttgtggaaattatGGTGGAGATTGGAGTGCATGA